The Gammaproteobacteria bacterium genome has a segment encoding these proteins:
- a CDS encoding MFS transporter — MSRSSDGNRLPASICMGYGAGQIGGQVLRDTPVLILPIYMTTVLGLEPALAGLVIMIAKAWAVVADPLAGVISDRSQSRWGRRRPFILAGGLVAALSFLLLFAPPTLNRQLDTFLYMLVVYLALNTGYSLFSVPYLTMASEISADPNERTTLLAYRNACLAVGLIMGGALAPKIVGWVAQTPGGTLREGYRWMGLALAGVIGLSTLWVFAGTAKARSQTRGAASVPLGEQLRIAWANKPFVVLIAANIVQYVSAGIGYAGGFFFFAYALGLGMQVFDVIPIWIIIISIASIGSMPLLVWAASRFGKMRVYKWSLALYALSIQGYFLVDAGSFWIVWLIAVAIGLFNGGFILMSFSVLTDTVAYDRLRSGISREGALSAVYSAVDKVGNALGATLLLGFLSLVGFVESSDGSLPGQSEAVLRWITLAYVVAPALLHLGSILILNRYRPDAADLREPGDSVSA; from the coding sequence GTGAGCCGCAGCAGCGATGGGAACCGCCTGCCCGCATCCATCTGTATGGGCTACGGTGCCGGGCAGATCGGCGGACAGGTCCTGCGCGATACGCCGGTGCTGATCCTGCCGATCTACATGACCACCGTGCTCGGGCTGGAGCCCGCGCTCGCCGGACTCGTCATCATGATCGCCAAGGCCTGGGCGGTCGTCGCCGACCCGCTGGCGGGCGTGATCTCGGATCGCAGCCAGTCCCGCTGGGGCCGGCGCCGGCCCTTCATTCTGGCCGGCGGGCTCGTAGCGGCCCTGTCGTTCCTGCTGCTGTTCGCACCGCCGACGCTGAACCGCCAGCTCGACACCTTCCTCTACATGCTGGTGGTCTATCTCGCGCTCAACACCGGCTACTCCCTGTTCTCCGTGCCCTATCTCACGATGGCCTCGGAGATCTCCGCCGATCCGAACGAGCGCACCACGCTGCTCGCCTATCGCAACGCCTGTCTCGCCGTCGGACTCATCATGGGCGGCGCGCTGGCGCCGAAAATCGTCGGCTGGGTGGCACAGACGCCCGGCGGCACGCTCCGCGAGGGCTACCGGTGGATGGGCCTCGCGCTGGCCGGCGTCATCGGCCTGTCGACCTTGTGGGTGTTTGCCGGCACGGCGAAGGCGCGGTCGCAAACGCGCGGCGCGGCGAGCGTGCCGCTCGGCGAACAGCTGCGGATCGCCTGGGCGAACAAGCCGTTCGTCGTGCTGATCGCCGCGAACATCGTGCAGTACGTCAGCGCCGGCATCGGCTACGCCGGCGGGTTTTTTTTCTTCGCCTACGCGCTCGGGCTCGGCATGCAGGTATTCGACGTCATCCCGATCTGGATCATCATCATCTCGATCGCCTCGATCGGCTCGATGCCGCTGCTCGTGTGGGCCGCCTCGCGCTTCGGCAAGATGCGCGTGTACAAGTGGAGCCTGGCGCTGTACGCGCTGAGCATCCAGGGATACTTCCTGGTCGATGCCGGGTCGTTCTGGATCGTCTGGCTGATCGCCGTCGCGATCGGCCTGTTCAACGGCGGCTTCATCCTGATGTCATTCTCGGTGCTGACCGACACCGTGGCCTATGACCGCCTGCGCTCGGGCATCAGCCGCGAGGGCGCGCTCTCGGCGGTCTACTCCGCGGTGGACAAGGTCGGCAACGCGTTGGGCGCGACGCTCCTGCTCGGCTTCCTGTCGCTGGTGGGGTTCGTCGAATCCAGCGACGGCAGCCTGCCCGGGCAGAGCGAGGCGGTGTTGCGCTGGATCACGCTCGCCTATGTGGTGGCGCCTGCGCTGCTGCACCTCGGCAGTATTCTCATCCTGAACCGGTACCGGCCGGACGCCGCGGACCTGCGCGAGCCGGGCGATTCGGTCAGCGCGTGA
- a CDS encoding phosphatidylglycerol lysyltransferase domain-containing protein encodes MTAGQAMHSPSLLDALPFPACPCLLGEPPAPGDDLCRLHGALAGLAAIDPAQLPRFKRAVAAGRQLGWGYFFPGLLALNRPDRSAILVGEDDGSVCVFRWARRESRERLDVLLAPAPMSRALLRRCLERANDFNGDRSARVLRVDAADAGAVAATAGLQVHEHKRQFLFSPSAYADISGRKFRTIRRNVAKVMELPGIEVHPLQPAHLDDCRDLLARWGEHHRSVHGTRGGLGASRRALELVTRVGAPDLEGEVVLVQGRLVAYALWGEIRAGVAAFFDAKCEREPAGLAFFHRYHFLSRQRQFEVINDGSDADRPGLRQLKNSLRPIGFHVEHRAYQIAGP; translated from the coding sequence GTGACCGCCGGGCAGGCCATGCACTCCCCATCGCTGCTGGATGCCCTGCCGTTTCCGGCATGTCCGTGTTTGCTCGGCGAGCCGCCGGCGCCCGGCGACGACCTGTGCCGGTTGCACGGGGCACTGGCGGGGCTGGCCGCAATCGATCCCGCGCAATTGCCGCGTTTCAAGCGCGCGGTCGCCGCCGGCCGGCAGCTCGGCTGGGGTTACTTCTTTCCCGGTCTGTTGGCGCTCAACCGCCCGGATCGCAGCGCCATCCTCGTCGGGGAGGATGACGGCTCCGTGTGCGTGTTTCGCTGGGCCCGGCGCGAGTCGCGCGAGCGTCTCGACGTGCTGCTCGCGCCGGCGCCGATGAGCCGGGCGCTCCTCCGCCGCTGCCTCGAGCGTGCAAACGACTTCAACGGTGACCGCTCCGCCCGCGTGCTGCGCGTCGACGCCGCGGACGCGGGTGCCGTTGCGGCCACCGCGGGCCTGCAGGTGCACGAGCACAAACGGCAGTTTCTCTTTTCGCCGTCCGCATACGCAGACATCAGCGGCCGGAAGTTCCGCACGATCCGGCGCAACGTGGCGAAGGTGATGGAGCTTCCGGGCATCGAGGTGCATCCGTTGCAGCCCGCGCACCTCGACGACTGCCGCGACCTGCTGGCCCGCTGGGGTGAGCATCACCGCAGCGTGCACGGCACGCGCGGTGGCCTCGGGGCCAGCCGGCGGGCGCTCGAACTGGTCACGCGCGTGGGCGCTCCCGACCTCGAGGGCGAGGTGGTCCTGGTGCAGGGCCGACTGGTCGCCTACGCGCTCTGGGGCGAGATTCGTGCCGGCGTAGCCGCGTTCTTCGACGCCAAGTGTGAGCGCGAACCGGCCGGCCTGGCGTTCTTTCACCGCTATCACTTCCTGTCGCGACAGCGTCAGTTCGAGGTCATCAACGACGGCTCGGACGCGGACCGTCCGGGGTTGCGGCAACTGAAGAACAGCCTGCGGCCCATCGGGTTCCACGTC
- a CDS encoding DUF3313 family protein — protein MFSRFSTLGLAVLLAALITTGCASTERGATEWDGLVRQPGTQLHAVFVKPDAEIPAYRNILLAPAEVHFSRNWEANRGGRAGINRLDAADMTAIQDNLASMLHDIFREELAAGGYNLVTEPGPDTLIVVPAIVDLYVTAPDTMTPGRSRTYTANSGRMTLVLELRDSTTGEILARAVDTRSGRSAGTMMVTNRVTNTADARRAIRVWAQALRGGLDSLHKNQG, from the coding sequence ATGTTCAGCCGATTTTCGACTCTGGGTCTTGCCGTCTTGCTCGCGGCCCTGATCACGACGGGTTGTGCCAGCACCGAGCGCGGTGCGACGGAATGGGACGGGCTGGTTCGCCAGCCGGGGACGCAGCTCCATGCCGTCTTCGTCAAGCCGGATGCCGAGATTCCGGCCTATCGGAACATCCTGCTGGCACCGGCCGAGGTGCATTTCTCCCGGAACTGGGAGGCGAATCGTGGTGGACGCGCGGGGATCAATCGCCTGGACGCTGCCGACATGACGGCTATCCAGGACAACCTGGCATCGATGCTCCACGACATTTTCCGGGAAGAGCTGGCCGCGGGTGGCTATAACCTCGTCACCGAGCCCGGCCCGGACACGCTGATCGTCGTCCCGGCCATCGTGGACCTCTATGTCACGGCCCCGGACACCATGACACCGGGTCGCAGCCGCACGTATACGGCGAATTCCGGCCGCATGACGCTGGTGCTCGAGCTGCGCGATTCGACCACGGGCGAAATCCTGGCGCGGGCCGTCGACACGCGCTCGGGGCGCAGCGCCGGCACGATGATGGTCACCAACCGGGTGACCAATACCGCCGATGCGCGCCGTGCCATTCGCGTCTGGGCGCAGGCGCTGCGCGGCGGTCTCGACAGCCTCCACAAGAACCAGGGCTGA
- a CDS encoding efflux transporter outer membrane subunit, which yields MRAGRVVALGAAALLAAGCTVGPDYVRPDVEAPTAWRVDFEKAADVANTKWWEQFEDPALNGLIETALHENRDVRIAAARIEQFRGVLATVQAQGLPQVGYGGGVSRTQASREGFPAIPAPVDREFSLYEGALSAAWQVDLFGRVRRLSEAAQAQVYASEQGKRGVVLSLVAGVASSYITLRAFDRQLEIAEATAVNFRESLRIFELRFKAGIVSQTEVTQVRSQYLQARAAIPAIGQQIVVMENLISVLIGGNPQPIPRGRPIGEFIAPSIPADLPSSLLQRRPDILQAEQNLIAANASIGAARALYYPNISLTGLLGSVSTESSEFLTGSATAWSVGAELTGPIFTSGAIRGQVRSAEAQYQQALLAYQQIILNAFRETNDALAGTLNRAEEVELQMQRVEALREFLRLSQLKFEKGVAGYLEVLVAENERFAAELATIRLLADRYIQVVNVYQAMGGGWVDIAESMTQ from the coding sequence ATGAGGGCGGGCCGAGTCGTTGCGCTGGGGGCTGCCGCCCTGTTGGCGGCCGGCTGTACCGTGGGCCCGGACTATGTGCGCCCGGACGTGGAGGCGCCGACGGCCTGGCGGGTCGATTTCGAGAAGGCCGCCGATGTGGCCAACACGAAGTGGTGGGAGCAGTTCGAGGATCCCGCGCTCAACGGGCTGATCGAGACGGCCCTGCACGAGAACCGCGACGTGCGCATCGCGGCCGCACGCATCGAGCAGTTCCGCGGCGTGCTGGCCACCGTGCAGGCCCAGGGCCTGCCCCAGGTCGGCTACGGTGGCGGCGTCAGCCGCACGCAGGCGAGCCGCGAGGGCTTCCCGGCAATTCCGGCGCCCGTGGACCGCGAGTTCTCGCTGTACGAGGGCGCGCTGTCCGCAGCCTGGCAGGTCGACCTGTTCGGCCGCGTGCGCCGGCTCAGCGAAGCGGCGCAGGCCCAGGTCTACGCGAGCGAGCAGGGCAAGCGCGGCGTGGTGCTGTCGCTGGTGGCCGGAGTGGCCAGCAGCTACATCACGCTGCGGGCCTTCGATCGCCAGCTCGAGATCGCCGAGGCGACGGCGGTGAACTTCCGGGAGTCGCTGCGGATCTTCGAGCTGCGCTTCAAGGCCGGGATCGTGTCGCAGACCGAGGTCACCCAGGTGCGCTCGCAGTACCTGCAGGCGCGGGCGGCGATTCCGGCGATCGGGCAGCAGATTGTCGTGATGGAGAACCTCATCTCCGTGCTGATCGGTGGCAATCCGCAGCCGATACCGCGCGGCCGGCCGATCGGCGAGTTCATCGCGCCGTCGATTCCGGCCGACCTGCCGTCCAGTCTCCTGCAGCGCCGTCCCGACATCCTGCAGGCGGAGCAGAACCTGATTGCGGCAAACGCCAGCATCGGCGCAGCGCGCGCACTCTACTACCCGAACATCTCGCTGACAGGCCTGCTCGGATCGGTCAGCACGGAGTCGAGCGAGTTCCTGACCGGCTCGGCGACGGCGTGGTCCGTCGGGGCCGAGCTGACTGGCCCGATCTTTACCTCCGGCGCCATCCGCGGGCAGGTCCGGTCGGCCGAGGCGCAGTACCAGCAGGCGCTGCTCGCCTATCAGCAGATCATCCTCAACGCGTTCCGCGAGACCAACGATGCGCTGGCCGGGACCCTGAACCGTGCCGAGGAAGTCGAGCTGCAGATGCAGCGGGTCGAAGCGCTGCGCGAGTTCCTGCGGCTCTCCCAGCTCAAGTTCGAGAAGGGCGTGGCCGGTTACCTGGAGGTGCTGGTGGCCGAGAACGAGCGTTTCGCGGCGGAGCTCGCCACGATCCGCCTGCTTGCCGATCGCTACATCCAGGTCGTCAATGTCTACCAGGCCATGGGTGGCGGCTGGGTGGATATCGCCGAATCGATGACGCAATGA
- a CDS encoding META domain-containing protein, whose translation MRGDPRAAAFWLGAVAFSGAAVAAEQPLVCFGNEPSWSVDLTESGTARFATPDADPLVYRGKATRLDFLRETLWRGTSGAGRDLVVWMQDKACSDGMSDTSHPVTARVSLADGRFLAGCCRLAAATTAATPSGSVEGVEWRLVYLPGNATGGLEQLSRPITVRFEEGRARGFSGCNTFTGGYRLEGDRLTLTQLAATMMACPGPAMPIENTFHKAFSGTMRYTLEGDRLTLVGASGETFRFERQPPPRLAGVDWKVTSFNNNRHAVVGVTGDAAITLSFRDGQVSGSAGCNTFQAPYSSDGNRVQIGPAVTTRRACAESLMTQEQEFLAALASATTWSIDGNVLDMHRADEERALWAVAQ comes from the coding sequence ATGCGTGGTGACCCGCGAGCGGCGGCGTTCTGGCTCGGTGCTGTCGCGTTTTCGGGTGCAGCAGTCGCCGCGGAGCAACCGCTGGTCTGCTTCGGCAACGAGCCGTCCTGGAGCGTCGATCTGACCGAGTCGGGCACCGCCCGCTTTGCCACTCCGGATGCAGATCCGCTCGTGTATCGCGGCAAAGCAACGCGCCTCGACTTCCTGCGCGAGACCCTCTGGCGTGGCACCTCGGGTGCGGGCCGGGATCTCGTGGTCTGGATGCAGGACAAGGCGTGCAGCGATGGCATGTCGGATACCAGCCACCCGGTTACGGCACGGGTATCGCTGGCGGACGGGCGATTTCTTGCGGGCTGCTGCCGCCTGGCGGCGGCCACGACGGCAGCGACACCATCCGGCAGTGTCGAAGGCGTCGAGTGGCGACTCGTGTACCTCCCGGGCAACGCGACCGGCGGGCTCGAGCAACTGTCTCGCCCGATCACGGTGCGCTTCGAGGAGGGCCGGGCGCGCGGTTTTTCCGGCTGCAACACGTTCACGGGTGGCTATCGGCTCGAGGGCGATCGACTGACGCTGACGCAGCTGGCCGCCACGATGATGGCCTGCCCGGGGCCGGCCATGCCGATCGAGAATACGTTCCATAAAGCATTTTCCGGCACGATGCGTTACACGCTGGAGGGCGACCGGTTGACGCTCGTCGGCGCATCGGGCGAGACCTTCCGGTTCGAGCGGCAGCCGCCGCCCCGGCTCGCGGGTGTCGACTGGAAGGTCACCAGCTTCAACAACAATCGCCATGCCGTGGTCGGAGTGACCGGTGACGCGGCGATCACGCTGTCATTCAGGGACGGGCAGGTTTCGGGCAGCGCCGGCTGCAATACCTTTCAGGCTCCGTACTCGAGCGACGGCAACCGCGTCCAGATTGGTCCCGCGGTCACGACACGACGCGCCTGCGCGGAGTCGTTGATGACCCAGGAGCAGGAGTTCCTGGCAGCGCTTGCTTCGGCCACCACCTGGAGCATCGACGGCAACGTGCTCGACATGCACCGCGCCGACGAAGAACGCGCCCTCTGGGCCGTGGCGCAGTGA